In Candidatus Poribacteria bacterium, the sequence GCATCAGGACAATGCCGTGACCGAGCCGAATCTGCTTTGTCCTCTGACTACACGCGGCGAGGAACACTTCGGGGGCTGAGGAGTGGGAATATTCCTCAAGGAAGTGGTGTTCAACCTCCCACACGTAATCATAGCCGAGTTGATCCGCAAGTTCGACCTGATCGAGGGCGTCTTGAAATAACTTCAGTTCATCGCCATCGTTCCATGGGCGCGGGATCTGGTGTTCGTAGAATATGCCGAATTGCACAGGTCACGACCTCCACTATAGCAATTTAGTTATCTGAAGATTTAGGAGGCGTTGGGCTTTCGTCATGCCAAATTCCAATCTCCTTAAAATAACGGATTGCACCGGGGTGAAATGGTGTGCCGGTATCCTTCACAGCATTTTTGGGATTGATTGCTCTGCCCGCAGGGTGTATCTTCACGACTTCAGCACGTTGTTCGTAGAGGACCTTGGTAAACTGGTAAACTGTGTCCGCGTCCAAAGTTGCAGCAGTAATCAGGTGCATGGCACCGACATTCATACCTTGAAAAGGCTCGTCTTGACCCCGGTACGTCCCCGAAGGGATAACAACAGCGTTAAAGAATGGGTAGGTTTCAAACAACTCCTGCTTCGCTGCATCATCGAAGGGAATGAAAAAGATGTTCTGGGATGCACTGGCTCGCGTAATTGATGCGGTCGGAACTGCCCCGCCCAAGAACGCAGCAGCGGCGGAACCGTCAGCGAGCATGTCAACGGCGCCGGCTTGGGTGTTGTGGAGTGGCGAAAAATCTTGGTAACTTACACCGTGTGCAGCCAAAATAGGCTCTAGAAAATACTCAAATCCCGCGCCTGCGGGACCGACCACCGCGCGTTTCCCCTTCAAATCCGAAATCTTCTTTACACCGGAGGATTGTGACGTGATAAAGAGGGCAACATTGGGCGCAAGGGTCATCACCACTCGGATGGGTTGTTCCCCTTTCCATGCCCCTTCGCCCCGAACTGCGAAATAAGAGATCGCAGCGTTGGCAAGGGCAAACTCTAACTCGCCTTTGGCGAGGCGCCGGATATTTTCCTGTGTGCCTTTGGTCGCTTCTGCGGAAACTTCCCAGTTCAGGTCGCCTGTATGGCTGCTGACGACCTGTGCGATCGCACCACCGACGACGAAAAACGCCCCACCCGGCGGTGCCGTGCCTACGCTGAGAAATTTACGTTTTTGCGCGCTAACGTTGGAGGTAACTAAACTCAATGAAACGATAAGCCCGATAATCACAAGGCAGGTACAGCTAATTCGTTTGCTTTTTTTTCTTAAATTCATTTGTCCATTCCTTTTATAGAAGTGATTAACCAACCCGATACCGTTCAACCGCATCCATATCGAGCCCCACACCCAGCCCCGGTCTATCCGGAACCTTCGCTAGTCCGTCTTTAATTGTCAACGGTTCAGCAAGAAGTGAATGCTCTAGCAGTATGTAAAGTGAAACATGACTCAGTGACGCATTCGGGAGGGCGGCGGCGAGATGCACCATGAAGACCGCAGAAACACCTGTAAAACCCATCTGGAGCCAGAACGGCTTGTTCGCAGCAGAGGCGATGTTGGCACATCGTAGAATGCCAGCGAGCCATCCGCCCACCACATAATAGTCGTACGCGGGCGAAGGAAGTGAAATCGTTGGGGACGGTGAGCCAAAGTGGATTGCTAGTGGTAGACCGAGTTCTTTCTTCAGTCGCAGATACCCTTCAACATCCTCCTGATTGATGGGTGATTCCAGGCACTTGACGTGGGGATATTCTTTTAACCGCCGACCAAAGGAGAGGGCACGTTCCACAGTTCCAAAGGTGGTGTTGGCGTCGATCGTGAGTTCATAATCGTCCGGTGCTATCTCCGCGATGGCTTGAACCTGTTCCACCACGTCAGTGTGGGCACGGCGTTTGAATTTATGCACCCGAAAACCGCTTTCTAGCGCAATTTTTACCTCTTCCTGTAAAACCTCCGGCGGGAAACATTGTGACCAATATGCGATTGGAGCACTCTCCTGACAGGGACCAAACATCCGCGCCATCGGCAGTCCAACCGCCTGACCCATCAGGTCGTAAAACGCGATCTGAAGAGGGCCCGCGGTATCGTCCATGATAAACTCGAAAGGGCTTCTGCCTAGATACGTCTGGAGTTTTTCTTCAGCGATACCGGTGCCTTCGCCGATCCCGATGTTTCCCTCATCGGTGTGTACACGATAGATCGACGTCCCTACAGTAGGCGGCGACGATTCACGCCACTGCCTTTCAAACTCACTTCTATTTGCTTGAAGTTCATCATCTGTGGCGCGGTTGCCGAAGTTCCAACCTTTCCGAAGGTGGTCCCGTACACGCTCCATATAAGGGATCTCCACGGGAATCTGCTCAATTTGGGTAATTTTCACAGCTTTTCCTTTCGCATGGTAATTTTTTATATGTCTTGATGGATGCTGGGTCATGCGTTTTTATCTCTCCAATGTGCTAACTGCTCTTCATCCAACTCGACACCCAGTCCAGGACCTTCGGGGACACGAGCAACTTCAGGACCGAGAGTGAGTGGCTCCCGCAATAGGTCCGCTTCATGGTAGAGCGGTCCAATGAGGTCTGCTGGGTAAATTTCGCTGTCGATGGTGGGTATCGCGGCTGCGACGTGCAGCATCGCAGCGGTCCCAATCCCCAACTCCAAATTGCTTCCGATACTACCCACTGCGCCGGCAGCCTTTGCAACATGTACAATTTCGAGGGTGGGGCTCAACCCGCCGTGCTTACCGGGATACACGCTAAAAATATCGGCGGCACGCGCGTTGGCTAGCAGCCACGCATCTGCAAGTGTGAAAAGGCTCTCGTCTGCCATGATTGGAATGTGCGTCGCTTCCCTGAGTTGTGCGAGCGATTTTGGATCATCGGGAGAGATGGGTTGCTCTGCGAAGAGTATATCGTAAGGTTCAAGTTTGGGGAGCATACGGCGAGCGGTATCTAGGCTCCAGCCACAATTGACGTCAATGCCGATCGGAATCGTTGGACCAGCGACCTCTCGCACAGCTTTAACGCGCTGCAGATCTGTCACTGGATCGAGCCCAACCTTGACTTTCAGGCAACGTACCCCCCAATTGAGGAATCGTTCTGCCAGACTGACCGCTTGGGGCACATCGAACGCACCGACAACCATCTTGATTGGGATTGCATCACGGACCTGCCCGCCGAGCAGTTGATAGACGGGAACCCCTGCTGCTTTGCCGGACAGGTCCCACAGTGCCATCTCTACCCCCGCCTTTGTGAACGGGTTGAGCTTAATCTCTCTGTCCATGATCGCTCGCAGCGAATTGATCTGGGTGGGGTCAGCGCCAACCAGCGCAGGGGCAATCAGTTCCTCTATGGCAGCGACACAGCCGCGACTGGTTTCACCGCTCCAGCGAGGTGCGACTGTTGCTTCGCCCAGACCGACTAAATCTGTATCAGTGTAGATGCGAACGATGACGTAAGGCGAGTCGATATGTTCGCCGTGGGCGGTCTTTGTTGTCAATCCCGCCTTCAGGGGAACTCGGACGGGGATCGGTTCAATCTGTGTAATTCTCATGGGAAGTCTCTGTTTGCGTAGGGGCGTAGTTGGCTAAATACGTGGTGTGTAGATCGGTAGGCGTGTGCTGCAACAGGGTGCACAGCGAAATTATGTCCTGTCGGGAATCAATCGAGCCGAATGAATTGTCTATATTCAAGTTGAGCCATTCACCTGGGCACCTCTGCTTTCCACGATAACCTTTCGGCTATTGTTCCTTATCCTTATCCATGTAATGAGTAAGGAGAATCTCATATAGTTTGTCGACCTTCTTATCAACTCCATCTATTTGAGTTGAGAGATTTGTTTCAACTCTATCCACCTTCTTATCAACTCCGTCTATTCGAGTTGAGAGATTTGTTTCAACTCTATCCATTCTTTTATCAACCCCGTCTATTCTCTTATCAAGGGGTTCTTTAACAAACTTGATCATCAGCAAAAATAGGGTTATTACTGAAACAGCGATCCCTATGACTGTAAGGATTATTGATGTTACCATTGCAATTTCCAATTAGATCAGGATTTGAGCGTAAATTATATCACAAACCTTGATATAACTACAGACATATTTTGAAGATTCAAAATTCATGAGACAACATCGCAGTTGAAGTGAGACTTATAGTAATGGGTTGCTATAGATGGCTGTGAACCATCGTTGTCTCATAGTACATTGAATTGCTTCCAATTCTCGTAGATAATGTTGTGAATCGCTTTCTCGGGGAACTTTGGGAAGTTAGTTCCCTCGACAATATCGTTCACCTTATACTGTCCGGCGATAACCTGTTCTGGGGTAGCGGAGGGAAAATCGGAACCGAAAATCAGCTTATGCTCTACTCCGTACTCAAGGGCTGTAATGAACGCTTGATAGTGCCGCCACGGACGATAGTGGAGTGCGGAGATGTCGACATACAGATTGGGGTGTTTGCGAATTAGTACCACGCAATCGGTTTCCCACGGATGCCCCATGTGTGCGATAATCATGCGAAGGTTCGGGCAGGCGACTGCGATGTCCTCCAACATAACTGGGTTCGAGTATTTCAACGGTCCGGGTCGAACAAAGGAGGTGCCCTGATGCCAGATCACCGGGATATCCAACACTTCAGCTTTTTTGAAAAGCGGTAGGTGTTTCGTATCCTGTGGGTCAAAGTTCTGGTAGATAGGTGCGACTTTCAGTCCGCGAAGTCCAAGTTCTTCGACGTTGTAGACAAGTTGATCCACACAATCTTCATCGTTTGGATCGACCGAACACCAACCGATAAAGCGATCCGAATGTTGGTTGACAAAATCCGCGACCATCTCCTGCGGGATGTTGATGCCGCAGAAAGGTGCTTTTAGCCCAAACACGACGACCTTATCGCAACTCTTGGTCGCTTCAAGTAGGGTTTCGGGCGTAGAGTCAAAGGCGTTCTTTTCCTCTTCCTCCTCACCGGCGAAGTAGACGTCCGGCGTAATCCGCATCTTCGCTTTCTTGGCAGCAAGTGCGAATTCGACAAATTCGTCGGAATAGTGATCGGGATACCAACCGAGATTCGTGTGGATGTCAACAAGCATTAAAACACTCCTTCTGTTTTGGATTCTTTTTACCGTATTTTACATAAAACGACAATCAGTTGGACTGAAGGGCTATGCTATCACACCTTCATGAGTAAGTCAATTGATAACAGGACTTACGCAAATTTAGCACACGGCGCGAGATTTTTTTATTTTTAACCCCCTCCCTAAATCCCCCCCCGATTTCATCGGGATGTGCCACTTATCAGGGGGACTTATGAGCCAACTGCGTAAGTCCTAGATAAGCGATATAGACGTTGTCAAAGCGATTTAATCAGATGTCCCTTCAGCACATCTTCGTCGAACTCAATACCTAGCCCTGGTCCCGTTGGTGGAATGATGTAGCCGTTCTCGAACACAAGCGGTTCTTTGAAAATTATCTTGTGAAGCGGACCTTGGTTTGCCTCTTGGATGAGGAAGTTCGGAGAACAGGTATCGATCTGAATCGCGGAGGCAGCTGCTATGGGACCACAAGCCATATGGGGTGCGATTACCGCATAGTGTGCCTCAGCGATGATCGCGATCTTCTTCGCCTCCATGATCCCGCCACACTGTCCGACATCCAACTGGATAATCTGGGCGGCTCGTTTTTCAAGCACTTGTGAGAACTCATACTTTGTAACTAGTCGTTCCCCCGTAGCGATTGGAATGCTTGTGTGGGCAGCAACTCTTGCCATCTCATCGACATTCTCTGGGGGAACTGGCTCCTCGAACCAGAAGGGGCGATACGGTTCAAGATAATCGGCGACACGAATCGCACTATAGGTCGTCAGCTGACCGTGAGTCCCGATCCCGACCTCTATCTTGTTGCCGACAGTCTTCCGAATACTTTCAAATATCTTTGCCGCGTGTTCAATCTCCCACAATGGAATATCCCTCGGTATGGGATACTCTGGCATGAATGGATCGAGTTTGCAAGCGGTGTTGCCCGCTTCGAGTAGTTGTGCTGCGACCTCACCTGCTTGTTCGGGGTTATCTCGAAACCCGCCGCCGGGCATGTATGCGTAAGCCCGAAGTTGGTCGTGGTACTTGCCACCTAGAAGATTGTAGATCGGCTGGTTCGTCGCCTTACCCACGATGTCCCATAATGCCATCTCGATTGCACTGATCACTGGGGTCGCGTGGAGGCTTGGGTGTCGGAAGTCGTGGCGGGAAGCGTACATCCGATCCCAGAGTCTCTCGATGTTGAATGGGTTCTCGCCGATGATGAACGCCCGTCCCATCTCTTCTATCAGGTGGATCTGTGACTTCAGGTCCTCCAGATTACGTGAGTAGGTATTCCCGGTGATGCGCTCGCCCAATCCGGATATACCTTCGTCGGTTATGAGTTCCAGAAACAATAGGTATCTGCCACCGTTGTAAGGTGGTTCGTTTTCAACGACCATCGTTTTTAGATCTATAACTTTCAATGTACCCTCCTATCTGAATTAGGGTCATTTAATTCTCCCGTAGCCTCGATCTCTCGGTCGAGGTTCCTGCGGGGCAAGATGCCCTGCCTACGGTTTCTTTTCGTATTTTGCACTTCCTTTTTATATGAGCCTTGGTTGAATCACAGACGCGCCACCCAGCGGCGTAATTGCAGCTCCAGATCGTCCGCAAGATCCCCATGATCTGCTACCACATCCCGCTGGTCATACGGATCTGCCCCCCGATCGTACAGTTCGCTGGGTGCATCCCCCTCTAGTGGAACGTGCAGACGCCACACCGTATCTTGAATTGACCACGAGCGATCATGGTGACCTGTGTAGGCGTAGTCGCGCACACGGTCTGTCTCACCACGAATCAATGGGGCTAGGCTATGACCGTGCAGTGTAACCGTCTCCGTTCCCAGTTGCATGTCCTGCGGGAAGAGTTCGGCGGTCGGACGCGGTCCTGTGCGAGCCAAGGTCAGGTTTTTACCGATTCCGAGAAGGTCTAAGATAGTGGGAAACAGATCGGTCGGTTGAACAAGTGCGTCGATCACACCTTGATGTGAGTTGGCAGATTTTATAGCCTCTGGCAGACGAAACACCATCGGAATCCTCACCAATTCTTCATAGTTCCACGGTCTCGCCTTACGGATAACTCCATGCTCGCCAAACGGTTCGCCGTGATCACTTAACCAGACAATCAATGTATTGTCGAGCAATCCCAAATCTCGCACATGATCCACCAATACGCCTACCCACTTATCGGTAAACGTGACCTCCCCTGCGTAGAGCGAGCGGACACGAACGATTTCATCGGGCGTGAGATATTCGTGTTCACTCATGGCTTGCGGTTTCTCGGTCGAGGGGCTGCCGATCTTTGTACAGGGACCTGCCACGGGATCGATAATATCTTGTCCAGAGTAGTCGGCGGCTTTGTACATAGACCAGAACGGTTCGAGTGGATCCCACGGTTCGTGTGGGTCGAAGTAGTCCACCCAGAGGAAGAGCTTATCTTTTTTGCCTTGCTGGTTCACCATAGCGTCAAGCCAACGAATCGCTTCATGGGTTACACGCGGGGCAAAGAAGTCCTCCTCGGTCTGAAAGGTGGAACGGTTTTTCATATATTGCTCAAATCGGGGTGCCCAGAGTGCGTCGGTGTCATCTCCGCGTAGGCGGTGCCAGATATTCGTGTCAACGGTACGGTCATCGACAATCCACGGGTCATATTCCTGTCCACGCACAAAAACCGTCGTATCGAAACCGCGCCCTATGTTATACACCGGCTTGTGTCCGTGATACACATCGGTGACGAGGGCGCTGGTGTATCCGTGGCTCCACAGGACCTCGGCAAGCAGATAATCCGACTCCTGAAAAGGCTGCCAAGGTTTGAACGGAAAGCCGACGCGTCCCGTCCACCATGTGGTGCGGGTTGGTATTGTGGGCAAGCTCTCGGCGTAGCAGTGCGAAAAGAGAACGCCTTCCGCCGCGAGTCGATCGAGGTTAGGGGTAGCGGTCTTCTTTATGCCCTCGGCTGTGTGATATTGGACGGCGTTGATACCGCCCACGCCGTCATAGCAACCACAGTGATCTGCCCGTAGTGAATCATTGACAATGCAAATGATGTTCATTTTTACCTCCTATAGGTAGGGCGGCCACTGCCAACCTCTTTTTGTGGCAAACCAGAGTTCTTCTGGGTCCGGTTTCGGTGCTGCTCGTAGCCTCGTGAGGACCTCTTCGTCGTATTGGATCCCGAAGCCAGGCCTCTTCGGCGGCGAGATCTCGCCGTTTTTCGGAAGAATCGGGTCTATGACAGCCGATGAACCTTTAGGAGGTGGCGCGAACCTGAAGCATTCAACGAACAGTCCATTTGGCACAGCCGCCACCAGCGATGCTGCGATCTCGGTGGTCGCATGGGGGCACATCGGCAGGCCGTATGAATCGGCAATAGCGGCGATCTTCACCCACTCGGTTACGCCACCGGTCCGGACGATGTCTGCCTGTACGAACTGCACGGCTCCCTGTTCCATCAGTTCTCTGAACTCCCACTTCGTTGCGTGCGTTTCACCGAGGGCTATCGGGATGCTTATCTCCGCGGCGAGTTTGACATGATTGTCTAGCTCGTCGGGGGGCAGCGGCTCCTCGAGCCAGTAAATGTTATACTTCTCCAGTTTCGCCGCCATTCGTATTGCCGTATTGAGACTCCAGCCAGAGTTGACGTCTATTGCAAGGTCTACATTGGGACCAATAGTGTCCCTCACCAGCTTGACCCGCTCCACGTCTTCGTTCGTATTTCGCCTCCCGACCTTCATCTTCACCATCTTGAACCCAGCTTCGACGAACCCGGAATAGATGTCGACAAGTTCTTCCTCACTAGCGAGGAGGCTGACGCTACTGCCGTACGCTGCCACCGTGTCCCGGTGGGCACCGAGCAGTTTGTGGACTGGTTGATTGAGAATCTTTCCTTTCAGATCCCACAGGGCGATATCTATCCCGCCAATTACGGATAGAACCACACCCCTTCTGCCCCACCGTACGCTGCCCCAGTACAGCTTGTCCCAGATCCGCTCGGTATCGAGGGGGTCCTCACCGACAACTAGCGGTTTGAACATGTGCTCAATCAGCAGTTTGTTCAGTGTGACACCTTCGGGCCCCACCTGCGGTTCGCCAATCGAGGCAAATCCTGTCACACCTTCGTCGGTGGATATTTGCACGAGTGAACTGGCGCGGATCGCGGGGTTCACCACTGTGGCGTCGGTGCTCTGTTTGACGTTGGCGTACACGGGGTCGGATAATTTTACATCAGTGATTTTCATCTAATTTTCTCCTGTTTGGTTTCATTAGCTGGCATCAGCTACGCACTTATCTTCGTCTCGTTCACCGCATATATGCCCTGGAATATGTCCTCATCGACCTCTAGCCCAAGACCCGATGCGTTGGCAACGGCATACGAACCGTTCTTAAGCGTGAAGTCATCGGGCTTGTATACGCTCGGTGCACAGCGCTCGTCTTCAATGGTGATGAACGATTCGGAAGCCGCTCCCCAGATCAGCGCTGCGCGGGCGCCAAATACGCCGTTGTGGAAACAGTGTGGCTGTGACCTGACACCGTACCTGTCTAACTGTTCCTCGATTTCGTTCCAACGGGAAAAACCGTGCCTGACGATGTCGGGTTGGTAACCATCCATCAAGCCGTCTTCCATCATGTCCACGTACACATCGCTGATTGGATCGGGATCTACTTCACCGCACACCAACAGCGCCTCCGAACCAGCCTTCTCTTGGATGTTTCTGATCGCTCGATAGTCTTCGACACTGGGAGGGACCATCTCCTCAAGCCAGAAAATATCCGCGGGCTGCGTCTCTCGGATGAAGGTCTCCAGCAGGTCTAGGCGGTCCCTGTACCCGAAGTTGCCGTCCGTCAATATCTTTGCGTCCGGCCCGATGGCTTCCCGCACGGCATGGATAACCTCGATATCGCGCCGAGCGCCCGCCTCTGGGTTCATCCAGCGACCACATCGACCCGTCTTGATCTTAAATTGCCTCCATCCGGCGTCAAACCCTTCTCTGGCTTGTTCGGCGACTATCGCTGCACCTTTTTCGGGGAAGTTCAGGTCGCTGAAGTAAAGGGTTGTGTCGTAGGCATCTACGCGGTCACGTTTCTTGCCGCCAAGCAGGTCTACGCAAGAGACCTCCAGTGCCCTGCCAACCAGATCGTAGGCGAGGATGCTCATCCATCCCTGTCCACGGAATGCGCGTTTCGCCTCCTTTGTTGGACCTGTGACGCGGCCATCAGATACGTGCAGCAGTTCATCTAATCGTTTGCCGAGAAAGACCGCTTTGAGCTGATTCATAGCGTCTGCTACTGATCCGTCTCTGCCGATTGCTCCGAGGTGCCCCTTGTTGATTGCTAGCCCCTCAACTCCGCCGTCCGTGCGAGCACGGGTAAGCCATTCGATTCCTATTGACCCATGGCCCCAGTTGTAAGCGTTCCTAGCAATTTCATGGGGGTAGCGGGCTGGAATTGGGGTCACACTAATTTCGGTAATCCGTTGCGATGTCATTTTAATACACCTCACCTTTCATAACAAACCGGCTGCTAAATAAGTGAACACAATTTCCAACACCTTATATTTTAGAGGGAGGCGTAATTTCAGTCAACCCAAAAGCCAGTGCAGACGAAAATCCGTGCAATCGGCGTTATCTGTTATCCAGATTTGACACACTTCTTTGTGTTCAGTATAATAATCAGGGTTTAGCGCGGTCCAGATTGTAGGGAACGCAGATCTGCGTTCCCTAAGAATTATGGAGGTTGAATCGCCATTACGAAGCATTAAGGCATTCAACTATGTAAGTCCTAATAATTCTGATTACCACCTATAGCAAGACCCTACAAATTAGCATATCAGGAGATACTCTTTATGTTTAAGCGTTACTTAACGGCTTGTAAGCAGCGTCGCATCGCACTCATTTGTCTATTGATTCTCATTGTCAGTTCTCAAGATGTACACTCCCAACAACAGATAGCCCAAGACGCCTACGCTATCTTTCAACAGAGCTGTCTCATCTGCCACGGTCCTGATGGTGCTTATAAAGAGACACTCTTAATGGAACACAACGCACTCATCGAAAAGGGAAGCGTTGTTCCGGGAAACCCCGATGCCTCTGAATTGTATAACCGACTCATAACCACTGACGTAGCCAAACGGATGCCACTCGGACAACCTCAACTGCGTGCTCAATCAATTAACACAATCCGAAACTGGATATTAGCCGGTGCGCCCGATTGGACGACGATGGCTACGACCGATGGCGATTTCATCTTTCCTGCTGAAATGCTCAATACCATTGAGACACACCTGATGTCCCTTGCACCATTTGACCGTGCCTATGCCCGTTACTTCACAATGACACATCTCTATAATGCAGGGGAAACGGCGAAGATCCTCAAAGCTTATCGTAGTGGACTATCCAAATTGGTCAACAGTCTATCATGGGGCGTTGCTATCTCTACCATTGACGGATAAAGAGTTAGAGACCCGATTGGGTATTGATGTCCCCCGCAATCTCCGTGATGCACCGGGGGTGCGTGTCTGGCGGGCGGGTTTCAACAATTCGGGTGTCTCTAACCACAACCGAGTCGTGGAGAGACATACCTTTCGAGATGGCGCGTATTGGAAGAGCTACGACTTTGCTGGAAGTGTTGGTACACAGAACATCTTTAATCACCCCCTCGCTTTCACCCATGATGGTGGGGAGGTTATCTTCAATCTGCCCAACGGATTGCAAGGCTACTACTTGGTCAATGCGTCCCGCTCCCGTTTGGACGCTGCACCGATCAACATTGTCTCCAACCCTGCTGCGAGTGATCCGACGGTGCGGAATGGGTTATCCTGTTTTGGTTGCCACACAGAAGGAATGAAAACCTTTGAGGACCAGGTGCGT encodes:
- a CDS encoding mandelate racemase/muconate lactonizing protein, yielding MRITQIEPIPVRVPLKAGLTTKTAHGEHIDSPYVIVRIYTDTDLVGLGEATVAPRWSGETSRGCVAAIEELIAPALVGADPTQINSLRAIMDREIKLNPFTKAGVEMALWDLSGKAAGVPVYQLLGGQVRDAIPIKMVVGAFDVPQAVSLAERFLNWGVRCLKVKVGLDPVTDLQRVKAVREVAGPTIPIGIDVNCGWSLDTARRMLPKLEPYDILFAEQPISPDDPKSLAQLREATHIPIMADESLFTLADAWLLANARAADIFSVYPGKHGGLSPTLEIVHVAKAAGAVGSIGSNLELGIGTAAMLHVAAAIPTIDSEIYPADLIGPLYHEADLLREPLTLGPEVARVPEGPGLGVELDEEQLAHWRDKNA
- a CDS encoding TAXI family TRAP transporter solute-binding subunit, with protein sequence MNLRKKSKRISCTCLVIIGLIVSLSLVTSNVSAQKRKFLSVGTAPPGGAFFVVGGAIAQVVSSHTGDLNWEVSAEATKGTQENIRRLAKGELEFALANAAISYFAVRGEGAWKGEQPIRVVMTLAPNVALFITSQSSGVKKISDLKGKRAVVGPAGAGFEYFLEPILAAHGVSYQDFSPLHNTQAGAVDMLADGSAAAAFLGGAVPTASITRASASQNIFFIPFDDAAKQELFETYPFFNAVVIPSGTYRGQDEPFQGMNVGAMHLITAATLDADTVYQFTKVLYEQRAEVVKIHPAGRAINPKNAVKDTGTPFHPGAIRYFKEIGIWHDESPTPPKSSDN
- a CDS encoding amidohydrolase produces the protein MLVDIHTNLGWYPDHYSDEFVEFALAAKKAKMRITPDVYFAGEEEEEKNAFDSTPETLLEATKSCDKVVVFGLKAPFCGINIPQEMVADFVNQHSDRFIGWCSVDPNDEDCVDQLVYNVEELGLRGLKVAPIYQNFDPQDTKHLPLFKKAEVLDIPVIWHQGTSFVRPGPLKYSNPVMLEDIAVACPNLRMIIAHMGHPWETDCVVLIRKHPNLYVDISALHYRPWRHYQAFITALEYGVEHKLIFGSDFPSATPEQVIAGQYKVNDIVEGTNFPKFPEKAIHNIIYENWKQFNVL
- a CDS encoding mandelate racemase/muconate lactonizing enzyme family protein gives rise to the protein MKITDVKLSDPVYANVKQSTDATVVNPAIRASSLVQISTDEGVTGFASIGEPQVGPEGVTLNKLLIEHMFKPLVVGEDPLDTERIWDKLYWGSVRWGRRGVVLSVIGGIDIALWDLKGKILNQPVHKLLGAHRDTVAAYGSSVSLLASEEELVDIYSGFVEAGFKMVKMKVGRRNTNEDVERVKLVRDTIGPNVDLAIDVNSGWSLNTAIRMAAKLEKYNIYWLEEPLPPDELDNHVKLAAEISIPIALGETHATKWEFRELMEQGAVQFVQADIVRTGGVTEWVKIAAIADSYGLPMCPHATTEIAASLVAAVPNGLFVECFRFAPPPKGSSAVIDPILPKNGEISPPKRPGFGIQYDEEVLTRLRAAPKPDPEELWFATKRGWQWPPYL
- a CDS encoding mandelate racemase/muconate lactonizing enzyme family protein → MKITQIEQIPVEIPYMERVRDHLRKGWNFGNRATDDELQANRSEFERQWRESSPPTVGTSIYRVHTDEGNIGIGEGTGIAEEKLQTYLGRSPFEFIMDDTAGPLQIAFYDLMGQAVGLPMARMFGPCQESAPIAYWSQCFPPEVLQEEVKIALESGFRVHKFKRRAHTDVVEQVQAIAEIAPDDYELTIDANTTFGTVERALSFGRRLKEYPHVKCLESPINQEDVEGYLRLKKELGLPLAIHFGSPSPTISLPSPAYDYYVVGGWLAGILRCANIASAANKPFWLQMGFTGVSAVFMVHLAAALPNASLSHVSLYILLEHSLLAEPLTIKDGLAKVPDRPGLGVGLDMDAVERYRVG
- a CDS encoding sulfatase produces the protein MNIICIVNDSLRADHCGCYDGVGGINAVQYHTAEGIKKTATPNLDRLAAEGVLFSHCYAESLPTIPTRTTWWTGRVGFPFKPWQPFQESDYLLAEVLWSHGYTSALVTDVYHGHKPVYNIGRGFDTTVFVRGQEYDPWIVDDRTVDTNIWHRLRGDDTDALWAPRFEQYMKNRSTFQTEEDFFAPRVTHEAIRWLDAMVNQQGKKDKLFLWVDYFDPHEPWDPLEPFWSMYKAADYSGQDIIDPVAGPCTKIGSPSTEKPQAMSEHEYLTPDEIVRVRSLYAGEVTFTDKWVGVLVDHVRDLGLLDNTLIVWLSDHGEPFGEHGVIRKARPWNYEELVRIPMVFRLPEAIKSANSHQGVIDALVQPTDLFPTILDLLGIGKNLTLARTGPRPTAELFPQDMQLGTETVTLHGHSLAPLIRGETDRVRDYAYTGHHDRSWSIQDTVWRLHVPLEGDAPSELYDRGADPYDQRDVVADHGDLADDLELQLRRWVARL
- a CDS encoding mandelate racemase/muconate lactonizing enzyme family protein → MKVIDLKTMVVENEPPYNGGRYLLFLELITDEGISGLGERITGNTYSRNLEDLKSQIHLIEEMGRAFIIGENPFNIERLWDRMYASRHDFRHPSLHATPVISAIEMALWDIVGKATNQPIYNLLGGKYHDQLRAYAYMPGGGFRDNPEQAGEVAAQLLEAGNTACKLDPFMPEYPIPRDIPLWEIEHAAKIFESIRKTVGNKIEVGIGTHGQLTTYSAIRVADYLEPYRPFWFEEPVPPENVDEMARVAAHTSIPIATGERLVTKYEFSQVLEKRAAQIIQLDVGQCGGIMEAKKIAIIAEAHYAVIAPHMACGPIAAASAIQIDTCSPNFLIQEANQGPLHKIIFKEPLVFENGYIIPPTGPGLGIEFDEDVLKGHLIKSL